A stretch of Prunus dulcis chromosome 6, ALMONDv2, whole genome shotgun sequence DNA encodes these proteins:
- the LOC117630271 gene encoding uncharacterized protein LOC117630271 has translation MMMTDMYKAVVPGQVRLTRTRIVSDDPNKGCLRNRNLNLVNVVGKGKLGGNISPLQPMSIPIQRRRRLMASYNNNNIWHCIPSSSYGDPCLDLFFDALRPEYRDVNPCLKYLEQLLPLAWSHDPLTTLKLIFTFHSLYFSERKFDTALLWLLHNHPKTLLRNLHSIADFPFFDCPGRESWSLVQILYNVLVQKPDGQVHDAATHPHLHPERYHRDPDYRLLHDRVIHIFVERLKSDIDKMEQSDYISDAAACCTSTLLWDKHRTSTIFLCDSIARRLSLPGSDQLEEEFLVPLTNYDNKKIKKQNLEEEYLHKVKAAADLGGGIGIIKPDALLPHQFIGYVGDKEKEGFGEVIELQWKAMVDLYQKQGEDLSKFKNMLVVPQCRLKYHLEIGLGLLVSELSEEPWKGKLIGGGGEPFFIRGDNDLKSKCELWWKSDKSSVLGVIDLILEVGVNMNLKAGQMIKKVIVFTELESRELQYQLLRSEYEAIQSKYKDKGYGNDAVPHILYWDWDWDFQTSSDSWICTQHPGFTMLKGSSDNLVKSFCHNAGEIGPLHLMEATIAGKEYQTFTVVD, from the coding sequence atgatgatgactgATATGTATAAAGCAGTGGTGCCGGGACAAGTGCGTTTGACAAGGACGAGGATTGTTTCGGATGATCCGAACAAAGGATGCCTCCGAAACCGAAACCTTAACCTTGTCAATGTCGTCGGCAAAGGCAAATTAGGCGGCAATATTTCGCCCCTACAACCAATGTCAATCCCAATCCAAAGAAGAAGGAGATTAATGGCTTcttacaacaacaacaacatctGGCATTGTATTCCCTCCTCCTCGTACGGTGACCCCTGCCTTGATCTCTTTTTCGACGCCCTCAGACCAGAATATAGAGATGTTAACCCCTGCCTTAAATATCTTGAGCAACTGCTTCCCTTGGCCTGGTCCCACGATCCCCTTACCACCCTCAAGCTCATCTTCACCTTCCATTCACTCtatttttctgaaagaaaGTTCGACACGGCCTTGCTTTGGCTCCTCCACAACCACCCCAAGACCCTGTTACGCAACCTCCACTCTATTGCCGACTTTCCTTTTTTCGACTGTCCCGGCCGTGAGAGTTGGTCCCTTGTCCAAATTCTCTACAACGTCCTAGTTCAGAAACCAGACGGCCAAGTTCACGACGCTGCAACGCATCCGCATCTTCATCCTGAGAGGTACCACCGTGACCCCGATTATAGACTGTTACACGATCGGGTTATACATATTTTCGTGGAGCGGTTGAAATCTGATATTGACAAAATGGAGCAATCTGATTATATCAGTGATGCTGCAGCGTGTTGCACTTCCACACTATTGTGGGACAAGCACCGCACGAGCACAATTTTTCTGTGTGATAGCATTGCGAGAAGGCTTTCCCTTCCAGGATCAGATCAATTAGAAGAGGAGTTTTTGGTGCCTTTGACCAATTACGACaacaaaaagattaaaaagCAGAATCTGGAGGAGGAGTATTTGCACAAGGTGAAAGCAGCAGCAGATTTAGGAGGCGGCATTGGCATAATAAAGCCGGATGCTTTGCTTCCGCATCAGTTCATAGGATATGTAGGAGATAAGGAGAAGGAGGGTTTCGGCGAAGTAATTGAGCTTCAGTGGAAGGCAATGGTGGACTTGTACCAAAAGCAGGGCGAGGATTTGagcaaattcaaaaatatgTTGGTGGTGCCCCAGTGTCGACTGAAATATCATTTAGAGATTGGTTTGGGACTTTTGGTGTCTGAACTGAGCGAAGAGCCATGGAAAGGAAAGTTGATTGGTGGAGGAGGTGAGCCATTCTTCATACGAGGTGATAATGATCTCAAGTCCAAGTGCGAGTTGTGGTGGAAATCCGATAAGTCTAGTGTTTTGGGTGTGATTGATTTAATTTTGGAGGTGGGTGTGAATATGAATTTGAAGGCAGGGCAGATGATCAAGAAGGTGATTGTGTTCACTGAACTAGAATCAAGGGAGTTACAGTACCAGTTGCTCCGGAGCGAGTATGAGGCAATACAAAGCAAGTATAAGGACAAAGGGTACGGGAATGATGCGGTGCCACACATTTTGTATTGGGATTGGGATTGGGATTTTCAGACGTCGTCGGATTCCTGGATTTGTACACAACATCCAGGCTTCACGATGTTGAAAGGCTCCTCCGACAATTTGGTCAAGTCCTTCTGCCACAATGCCGGGGAAATTGGTCCGCTCCATCTCATGGAAGCAACCATCGCTGGCAAGGAGTATCAAACTTTCACTGTAGTCGATTGA
- the LOC117632563 gene encoding cyclin-U4-1-like, which yields MAELENPIVMTKVITFLSSLVQRVAESNDINCEFQPQKISVFHGQTRPPIAIQGYLERIFKYADCSPSCLIVAYVYLDRFSQRQPDLPINSYNVHRLLITSVMVAAKFMDDMYYNNAYYAKVGGISTIEMNFLEVDFLFGLNFNLNVTPSTFTTYCSYLQREMLLVQPPLDSADSSLSLGKSLKLHLCFDEGETSHQQQQLAV from the exons ATGGCAGAGCTAGAGAACCCAATAGTGATGACAAAGGTCATCACATTCCTCTCTTCCCTGGTTCAAAGGGTGGCTGAATCAAATGACATCAATTGTGAATTCCAACCCCAGAAAATCTCAGTCTTCCATGGCCAAACCAGGCCCCCCATAGCAATACAGGGCTATTTAGAGAGAATTTTCAAGTACGCCGATTGTAGCCCATCTTGCTTAATTGTTGCATATGTTTATCTGGATCGGTTTTCTCAGAGGCAACCCGATTTGCCTATCAATTCGTACAACGTTCACCGGTTGCTGATTACTAGTGTCATGGTGGCAGCAAAGTTCATGGATGACAT GTACTACAACAATGCCTATTATGCAAAAGTTGGAGGCATCAGCACAATAGAGATGAATTTTCTTGAGGTGGATTTCCTTTTTGGTTTGAACTTCAACTTAAATGTGACCCCCTCAACCTTCACCACCTACTGTTCCTACCTCCAGAGGGAGATGCTCTTAGTGCAGCCTCCTCTAGATTCTGCAGATTCTTCTCTTAGTTTAGGCAAATCACTAAAGCTCCACTTGTGCTTTGATGAGGGTGAAACCTCCCATCAGCAACAGCAGCTAGCTGTTTAA
- the LOC117629670 gene encoding pentatricopeptide repeat-containing protein At2g13600-like, producing the protein MGMLPIQPLKYILHLARLNARYISSTHENLSTKLILCHDPSLQQSYMELSQTFYEAMKACASLKSIPIARKLHAQLISIGLDSAIFLQNNLLHMYSQCSLIEDARRIFYSIQHPNVFSWNTMINGLVDLGQMREAKILFNEMPERDSVSWTTMMSGHFNNGQPVDAIKVFAAMVQNCESFSDPFSFSCVMKACGSLGNIKLALQLHSLVEKLEFGNNMTIQNSIIDMYIKCGALSSAEKMFLRIPSPSLFCWNSMIFGYSKLYGVQRALHMFFQMPERDCVSWNTIISIFSQHGFGVQSLSMFVEMWNQGFRPNSMIYATVLSACASIYDLEWGTHLHARIIRMEPSLDVFAGSGLIDMYVKCGHLHFARQVFNNMTEHNAVSWTSLISGVVQSGLEDEALVLFNQMRKAPISLDEFTLATVLGVCSGQKHVLVGEQLHGYTIKAGMISSIPVGNALVTMYAKCQNTHKANQTFELMPFKDIISWTAMITAFSQVGNVEKAREYFDKMPQRNVITWNSMLATYFQNGFWEEGLKLYILMRRVEVNPDWVTLVTSISACADLAILKLGIQIIAQAEKIGLGSNVSVTNSIVTLYSRCGRIEVAKRVFDSICDKNLISWNAIMAGYAQNGEGRKVIEIFENMLKMDCTPDHISYVSVLSGCSHSGLVIEGKHYFSSMTEDFGINPTCEHFACMVDLLGRAGLLEEAKNLIDTMPLKPNAAIWGALLGACRVRRNLKLAEVAVRNLLELDIDDSGSYVLLANTYSDCGQLEAFADVRKEMRKKGIEKKPGCSWIEVNNRVHVFTVDDTHHPQMKDIYRILDEIIKKIEDTGCYFNPISSFLSQCYHREKLDVAVELLRVPA; encoded by the coding sequence ATGGGGATGCTGCCAATTCAACCCCTGAAGTATATCCTTCATCTTGCTCGCCTAAATGCTCGTTATATATCATCAACACATGAAAATCTCTCAACAAAGCTCATTCTCTGCCACGACCCCTCCCTACAACAATCTTACATGGAATTGTCACAGACATTCTACGAAGCCATGAAAGCTTGTGCATCTCTCAAGTCAATACCCATTGCCAGAAAACTCCATGCCCAACTCATTTCCATAGGATTGGACTCTGCTATTTTCCTCCAGAACAATCTCTTGCACATGTACTCTCAATGTAGCTTGATAGAAGACGCTCGTCGGATTTTTTACAGTATTCAGCATCCTAATGTGTTTAGTTGGAATACTATGATCAATGGATTAGTAGATTTGGGTCAGATGAGGGAAGCAAAGATCTTGTTCAATGAAATGCCTGAGAGAGACTCTGTCTCTTGGACTACAATGATGTCTGGccattttaataatgggcAACCAGTGGATGCAATTAAAGTTTTTGCTGCAATGGTTCAGaattgtgagagtttttccgacccattttccttctcttGCGTAATGAAGGCTTGCGGTAGTCTTGGCAACATCAAATTGGCTCTTCAGTTGCATAGTCTTGTGGAGAAGTTAGAATTTGGAAACAACATGACTATTCAAAATTCGATTATCGATATGTACATTAAGTGTGGTGCATTGAGTTCTGCCGAGAAAATGTTTTTGAGGATCCCAAGTCctagtttgttttgttggaaCAGTATGATCTTTGGTTACTCTAAACTTTATGGGGTTCAGAGGGCTCTTCATATGTTTTTTCAAATGCCTGAACGTGACTGTGTGTCTTGGAACACCATAATTTCAATCTTTTCTCAGCATGGGTTTGGGGTTCAGAGTCTCAGTATGTTTGTTGAGATGTGGAACCAAGGTTTTAGACCAAATTCTATGATATATGCCACCGTACTTAGTGCATGTGCAAGCATATATGATCTGGAATGGGGTACCCATTTGCATGCTCGGATCATCCGTATGGAACCAAGTCTTGATGTCTTCGCAGGTAGTGGACTGATTGATATGTATGTGAAATGTGGACACTTGCATTTTGCACGGCAGGTGTTTAACAACATGACAGAACACAATGCAGTTTCTTGGACTTCTTTGATCAGTGGAGTTGTGCAGTCTGGACTTGAGGACGAAGCTTTAGTACTGTTTAACCAAATGAGAAAGGCTCCTATTTCCTTGGATGAGTTTACTCTCGCAACAGTTCTTGGGGTTTGTTCAGGCCAAAAGCATGTTTTAGTTGGGGAACAGCTTCATGGATATACAATCAAGGCTGGAATGATCTCTTCTATTCCTGTAGGGAATGCTCTTGTTACGATGTATGCAAAGTGTCAAAATACTCATAAAGCAAATCAGACATTTGAGTTGATGCCATTCAAAGATATAATATCATGGACAGCAATGATCACGGCATTCTCTCAAGTTGGTAATGTTGAAAAAGCTCGAGAGTATTTTGATAAAATGCCACAGCGGAATGTCATAACTTGGAATTCAATGTTAGCaacatattttcaaaatggttttTGGGAAGAAGGCCTAAAATTGTATATTCTAATGCGAAGGGTAGAGGTTAACCCTGATTGGGTCACCTTAGTAACTTCAATCAGTGCATGTGCTGATTTAGCAATATTAAAACTTGGGATCCAAATTATAGCTCAAGCTGAAAAAATAGGGCTTGGTTCTAATGTTTCTGTAACAAATAGCATTGTTACTTTGTATTCACGATGTGGGCGAATTGAAGTAGCAAAAAGAGTGTTTGACTCAATATGTGacaaaaatttgatttcttggAATGCAATTATGGCAGGATATGCCCAAAATGGTGAAGGTAGGAAAGTGATTGAGATTTTTGAGaatatgttgaaaatggaCTGCACACCTGATCATATAAGTTATGTATCTGTTCTATCAGGATGTAGCCATTCAGGGCTCGTAATAGAGGGGAAACACTACTTCAGTTCCATGACTGAAGATTTTGGCATCAATCCAACATGTGAGCATTTTGCTTGTATGGTAGATCTACTTGGCCGGGCGGGGTTATTAGAGGAGGCTAAGAATTTGATTGATACAATGCCCCTTAAGCCAAATGCTGCTATATGGGGGGCTCTGCTTGGCGCATGTCGGGTTCGTCGCAATTTAAAGTTAGCAGAAGTTGCAGTGAGAAATTTGCTTGAATTAGATATAGATGATTCTGGGAGTTATGTCCTTCTGGCCAATACATATTCTGATTGTGGACAATTAGAAGCTTTTGCGGATGTGAGAAAAGagatgagaaagaaaggaattGAGAAAAAACCTGGTTGTAGCTGGATAGAGGTTAATAATAGGGTACATGTGTTCACTGTAGATGACACCCATCATCCACAAATGAAGGACATTTATAGAATACTTGACGAGATAATTAAGAAGATAGAAGATACCGGTTGCTATTTCAATCCAATTAGCTCATTTCTTTCTCAGTGTTATCACAGAGAAAAGCTTGATGTTGCTGTTGAGCTGCTTAGAGTGCCTGCTTGA